In one Lycium barbarum isolate Lr01 chromosome 7, ASM1917538v2, whole genome shotgun sequence genomic region, the following are encoded:
- the LOC132601391 gene encoding uncharacterized protein LOC132601391 codes for MVFGGKPRMDLLQFGNWSKLGALHDLIPIHCQNEILGEELEELMSESHWNYAKLQEVLPANIVDNVRKEVGHFVRTNEIDKPWWILISSDSLVLVELSNYCKVETFISSNSYIDFMANLEEQEYHEVKWNFPDRRCFKCNTDGASKGNPGQSSAVFCIRDSSGEFIYAMASLLTNTTNLVAKAMAIEEGIKYCVLRDLLLVIVETDSLTMQKVLDGIWEVPWNIALIVRSIQIWMKDKDVSMVHVFREGNCVAEYFTNLFLILQCNSIQ; via the exons ATGGTATTTGGTGGGAAACCAAGAATGGATCTTCTTCAATTTGGTAATTGGTCTAAACTAGGTGCCTTGCATGATCTGATACCTATTCATTGTCAGAATGAAATTTTAGGAGAAGAGCTTGAAGAGTTGATGAGTGAAAGTCATTGGAACTATGCAAAGTTACAAGAGGTGTTACCAGCTAATATTGTTGATAATGTTAGAAAGGAAGTGGGACATTTTGTGAGAACAAATGAGATAGATAAGCCATGGTGGATTCTCATAAGTTCTG ATAGTCTTGTGCTGGTGGAACTTTCAAACTATTGCAAGGTTGAAACCTTTATATCAAGCAATTCCTACATTGATTTTATGGCAAATTTGGAAGAGCAGGAATACCATGAG GTGAAGTGGAATTTTCCAGATAGAAGATGCTTTAAATGCAACACTGATGGTGCTTCTAAAGGAAATCCAGGGCAAAGTTCAGCAGTCTTTTGTATTAGAGATAGTTCTGGAGAGTTTATATATGCTATGGCAAGCTTATTAACTAATACTACTAATCTAGTTGCTAAAGCTATGGCCATTGAGGAGGGGATTAAGTACTGTGTTTTACGTGATTTACTGCTTGTAATAGTGGAAACAGATTCTCTTACAATGCAAAAGGTCCTGGATGGCATTTGGGAGGTGCCATGGAACATTGCTTTGATAGTGAGGAGTATACAAATATGGATGAAGGATAAGGATGTTTCAATGGTGCATGTGTTCAGAGAAGGAAACTGTGTGGCAGAATATTTTACTAacttgtttttgattttgcagtgTAATTCAATACAATAA